CTGCGAACATCCGCGCCCTCTGATCCAGAGTCACGAAAGAGCCCGTCCCGACTGCTGTCGAGGCGGGCTCTTTCCTGCATTCCGCCCTGCCATATGTCCCCCAGGTGCGCCGAACGGGCCACGTTAGGCTGACGGCGTGGCCTTCGAACCGACTCCCACCCAGGACGATCGACGAGGCAGGCGGCAGAGCGCGGCCGACGACGGCGGGCGCCTCTACGGCATCTGGAGCGACGGGCAGCTCGCCAGCGGAGTGATGTTCGTGAGCTTCAGCGCCCCGGCCGGCCAGTGCGAGATCGGATGCTGGCTGGAGCCGGCTGCCGAGGGTCGGGGACTAGTGACCGCGGCATCCCGCCTGCTCGTCGACTACGCCCTCCGCGAGCGCGGTCTGAACCGGGTCGAGTGGCGCTGCCGGGCCGACAACGAGCGCAGCGCCGCCGTCGCCCG
The DNA window shown above is from Microbacterium laevaniformans and carries:
- a CDS encoding GNAT family N-acetyltransferase — its product is MAFEPTPTQDDRRGRRQSAADDGGRLYGIWSDGQLASGVMFVSFSAPAGQCEIGCWLEPAAEGRGLVTAASRLLVDYALRERGLNRVEWRCRADNERSAAVARRLGMTLDGTLRGAWLNGGVFHDKQVWALVRAELAAPQ